The following proteins are co-located in the Solanum pennellii chromosome 1, SPENNV200 genome:
- the LOC107012756 gene encoding geranylgeranyl diphosphate reductase, chloroplastic-like, translating to MAAQTYFHLHSLRCLPVPLKIQNPQNQTHRFKRNPVVCKLRVAVIGGGPAGSSAAEALATGGIETFLFERSPATAKPCGGAIPLCMLDEFSIPLNLIDRRVTQMRIVSPSNLVVDFGKTLKPHEFIAMLRREVLDSFLRQRAESSGANLLKALVTNLVVPTSSREPYVIHYTMDNCQHQLAVDAIIGADGANSRVAKSIKAGNYTTAIAFQERIKLPEDKMGYYENLAEMYIGNDVSPDFYAWVFPKCDHVAVGTGTVCSKSNIKSLQHAIRARVKPKIEGGKVIKVEAHPIPEHPRPVRVRGRVALVGDAAGYVTKCSGEGIYFAAKSGRICGEAIVKASEGGESMINEDDLKREYLRKWDDKYFSTFKFLDVLQKVFYGNNAAREALVELCGDEYVQRMTFDSYLYKELASGNRWEDAKMAMNTISSLVRCNIMGREVEASAQKILSRV from the coding sequence ATGGCCGCCCAAACTTACTTTCATCTTCACTCTCTTCGATGTCTTCCAGTTCCACTCAAGATCCAAAACCCACAAAATCAAACCCATCGTTTCAAACGAAATCCAGTCGTCTGCAAGCTTCGAGTAGCTGTAATCGGCGGCGGTCCAGCTGGATCTTCAGCTGCAGAAGCTTTAGCCACCGGCGGAATCGAAACTTTCCTCTTTGAACGAAGCCCAGCTACAGCCAAGCCATGCGGCGGTGCCATTCCACTATGCATGCTCGACGAATTCTCAATACCTTTAAATCTCATCGATCGCCGTGTCACTCAGATGCGAATCGTTTCTCCATCAAATCTTGTCGTCGATTTCGGTAAAACCCTAAAACCCCATGAATTCATCGCAATGCTCCGGCGAGAAGTGCTCGATTCATTCCTCCGGCAGCGGGCTGAATCTAGCGGCGCCAATCTTCTCAAAGCACTGGTCACCAACCTCGTGGTCCCCACATCCTCACGCGAGCCGTACGTCATTCACTACACCATGGATAACTGCCAGCATCAGCTCGCCGTCGATGCCATCATCGGCGCCGACGGAGCAAATAGCCGTGTAGCTAAATCGATCAAAGCTGGAAATTACACTACTGCCATTGCTTTCCAAGAGAGGATCAAATTACCCGAGGACAAAATGGGGTATTACGAAAATTTAGCTGAGATGTACATAGGGAATGACGTGTCGCCCGATTTTTACGCGTGGGTCTTTCCTAAATGTGACCACGTGGCAGTGGGGACCGGCACAGTCTGCTCAAAGTCCAACATCAAATCACTTCAACACGCTATCAGAGCACGAGTCAAACCAAAAATCGAAGGAGGGAAAGTAATCAAAGTAGAGGCTCATCCCATACCAGAGCATCCGCGTCCCGTTAGGGTCCGCGGACGGGTTGCTCTAGTAGGGGACGCAGCCGGATACGTAACAAAATGTTCGGGCGAAGGAATATACTTTGCGGCAAAAAGCGGAAGAATATGTGGGGAAGCAATAGTTAAGGCTTCAGAGGGTGGAGAGAGCATGATCAATGAAGACGACCTGAAGAGGGAATATTTAAGGAAGTGGGATGACAAGTATTTCTCTACATTCAAGTTCTTGGATGTGCTACAAAAAGTGTTTTATGGTAATAACGCAGCAAGAGAAGCATTGGTGGAGTTGTGTGGAGATGAATATGTACAAAGGATGACATTTGATAGCTATTTGTATAAGGAATTAGCTAGTGGGAATAGGTGGGAAGATGCTAAAATGGCGATGAACACAATTTCAAGTTTGGTTAGGTGTAACATTATGGGGAGAGAAGTGGAAGCATCTGCACAAAAAATTCTCTCAAGAGTATAG